Proteins encoded within one genomic window of Brassica rapa cultivar Chiifu-401-42 chromosome A09, CAAS_Brap_v3.01, whole genome shotgun sequence:
- the LOC103840051 gene encoding UPF0301 protein Cpha266_0885 — protein sequence MDLWTLDTAIRNPILSSAKPLSRKLGGVEIIRFQKRKIGYRSLVVRATSNKSNDDSSASGGDASQENKSGDSAATPKPFGLNTDWREFRANLFMKEQEEKAAGEGHKPDTTTTSPEAEPRGLKWAHPIPFPETGCVLVATEKLDGYRTFARTVVLLLRAGTSHPQEGPFGVVINRPLHKNIKHMKSTKTELATTFSECSLYFGGPLEASMFLLKTADKTKIPGLEEVMPGLNFGARNTLDEAAVLVKKGLLQPQDFRFFVGYAGWQLDQLREEIESDYWHVAACSSELICGASPENLWEEILQLMGGQYSELSRKPKLDM from the exons ATGGATCTATGGACCCTTGACACGGCGATCCGAAACCCAATCTTGTCCTCGGCGAAACCGCTCTCGAGGAAACTGGGCGGCGTGGAGATCATCAGGTTTCAAAAGCGTAAAATTGGGTATCGTTCTTTGGTTGTAAGAGCTACGTCGAACAAGAGTAACGACGATTCTTCTGCTTCTG GAGGAGATGCTTCTCAAGAAaacaaatcaggtgattctgcCGCTACTCCAAAGCCCTTTGGTCTTAACACGGATTGGAGAGAGTTCAGAGCTAACTTGTTTATGAAGGAGCAGGAAGAAAAAGCAGCAGGTGAGGGTCACAAACCagacacaacaacaacatcCCCTGAAGCTGAACCGAGAGGCCTTAAATGGGCACATCCTATTCCTTTCCCTGAGACTGGCTGTGTTCTTGTTGCCACGGAGAAGCTAGACGGTTATCGAACATTTGCGAGAACCGTTGTGCTTCTTCTTAGAGCAGGAACCAGCCACCCACAAGAAGGGCCATTCGGAGTTGTCATCAACCGTCCGCTTCACAAAAACATCAAGCACATGAAATCAACCAAAACCGAGCTCGCTACCACCTTCTCAGAATGTTCCTTGTACTTTGGTGGGCCTCTTGAAGCCAGCATGTTCCTGTTGAAAACCGCCGATAAAACCAAGATACCTGGGCTTGAAGAAGTCATGCCCGGCCTTAACTTTGGTGCTCGAAACACTTTGGATGAAGCTGCGGTACTTGTGAAGAAGGGATTGCTTCAGCCACAGGACTTTAGATTCTTTGTTGGTTACGCAGGTTGGCAGCTGGATCAGCTCAGAGAAGAGATCGAATCAGATTACTGGCATGTCGCTGCGTGCAGCTCCGAGTTAATATGTGGAGCTTCACCGGAAAACTTGTGGGAAGAGATATTGCAGTTAATGGGCGGTCAATACTCTGAGCTTAGCCGGAAGCCCAAGCTGGATATGTAG